CGAGTTCGGCCAGAAGCTGGCGCAGCGCACGGGCTTCCCCGTGCACTACGTGGACGAGCGCATGACCTCCGCACGCGCGCAACGCGCCGTACGCTCGTTGGGGCTGCGCCGCGGCCAGCGGCGGGAGAAGGGGCGAGTCGATGCCGCCGCCGCCGTGCTCATCCTGCAGGCGCACCTGGACCGGAGGACTCGTGGCTAACCGGGGTCGGGAGCGACGGGCCGCCCGCCGCCGATCGAGCGACGCGCGAGCCGCCGTCTGGCTAGCGCTCGCACTCGCCCTCGTCGCCTGCACCGGCGAGAGCGGGCCAGCCCTGCGCGTGCGGGTGCCGCCCGGCGCCACCTTCCGACAGGTCGCCGACTCCCTGGACGCCAGGGGCATCGTCCCCAGTGCACTGGTCTTCCGCATCTACGCCCGCCTGGCCGGCGCCGACGAGGACATCAAGGCCGGCGCCTACGCCTTCCGCCGCGGCGCCCCCTGGCCCAGGATCCTCGAGGACCTGCGCCTCGGCCGGGTGCTGACTTTCCGGCTCACCGTCCCCGAGGGGTGGGACCTGCAGCGTATAGCCGCCAGGATCGGCGCGCTGAGCAACCGTCAGGCAGACTCCGTGCTCGGCGTGCTCCTCGATTCCGCCACGGCACAGCGCTTCGGCGTGCCCGGGCCGACGCTCGAAGGGTACCTGTATCCCGCCACTTACCAGATTCCAGTCGATGCGCCGCTGGACACGCTGATCGGCCGTATGG
This Gemmatimonadota bacterium DNA region includes the following protein-coding sequences:
- the mltG gene encoding endolytic transglycosylase MltG, with product MANRGRERRAARRRSSDARAAVWLALALALVACTGESGPALRVRVPPGATFRQVADSLDARGIVPSALVFRIYARLAGADEDIKAGAYAFRRGAPWPRILEDLRLGRVLTFRLTVPEGWDLQRIAARIGALSNRQADSVLGVLLDSATAQRFGVPGPTLEGYLYPATYQIPVDAPLDTLIGRMVVRYRSVWTPARLAQASVRKLTEREAVTLASIIEREVKRREEMPLISAVYHNRLRIGVPLRADPTVQYALGQHRRRLLYAHIDSVARSPYNTYRHRGLPPGPIASPSVQAIEAALYPAPADYLYFVARPDGSHIFTRSLEEHNRVKAALRRNERALRRRPLPGGGGSSRPAAP